Within the Periplaneta americana isolate PAMFEO1 chromosome 6, P.americana_PAMFEO1_priV1, whole genome shotgun sequence genome, the region TCCTTTTGGTAGAAGATATCTGTTTCAGAACCGTAAGTCTTAACCACAGCAGATTATAGGTATCGGTAACAAAACAGTATTTTTGAAAAAGAAATCATCTGAAGGTATCAtcattgaaaacaaaatattatgaaaaatgagTATCTCGAAAGGTGACACACACATTCTAATTATATGTTTTATACATTTTGTAACGATTAATTTCTTTTATCATGGCTAAAGTCATATAGAGTGTCTCTAAATTTGACCAATTAGGAGTAAAGGGACTGCAgtgtgtttcttcttcttcttcttcttcttcttcttcttcttcttcttcttcttcttcttctttgtttctgtttttctatattttggGCCAAATGAATACCTGTAACTTTAATAGTTTGTTTATTAAATGCATTAATTCATTTccaaataatttattacttcaatcTAAATCTTGTCCTGTAATGACATAAAACCTTGTTGCACTGAAACGTAACGGCGAAGCTCATTTGTTCCTTaacaaaaagtattttaaaaggTTATCTATATGATACCAAAGTTTCTCGATTTGCTTTAGACACACTCTGTATTGCTATTTATAGTTTACTTCCTTGAACTATTCTTCAAAAGATCCACTGGTACCCATcaaataaaatagtttaatatgaaCACAAATTAGAAGATGAGTGTTCATTTTCAGGGTTACACAAGACATTTGACTTAATTTataactagttaaccaggtattgtaatatttaacacgcgagagatatataatacacattccgaagtgatatatgtagtgttaaaagttgtgtaatcaagatgtattaaattataagttatagatttcaattataataattataaattaattattcattcatagttttctgcccaatggtaggtctttcactgcaaacccagcattctccaatctttcctattttcagccttcctttTTACTctccgcatatatatatatatatatatatattaatgccgTCTGTCATCTGACATTATCTTCTACtaccccaaacttttctcccattcaccattccttccagtgcatccttcagtaggcactttcttctcagccagtgacccaaccaattccttttcctcttcctcttcagcatcattctttcttcacccactctttccaacacagtttcgtttcttattctgtctgtccatttcgcacacTTCATTTTTccttatatccacatttcaaatgcttctaatcgcttctcttcacttcgtcgtaatgtccatgtttcggtCTCATgcgatgccacactccacacaaagcacttcactagtctcttccttaattatttttccagaggtcctcagaagatgctcctttttctattaaaagcttcctgggCCTTTGCTATCCTCTTTTCCACTTTCTGGCAGCATCTCATatcactgcttatagtacagacttagaaaaaagttttgtcgcacagatactttataagacccagaaaggaggcagtgcgtatGATCAGAGGATGTGCGATCTGGCTCACAAGAGGACTAgttaaggtaataaaattagttttgtttcgttgtatgtctgatcttgcgcactgccttctttctggaaCTTAAAAAGAATATGTGTGGCAAAgcttttttctaagattgtacacccgaaatatgggaaaatgtccacttgctctactgcctcatttagaattcgcaagtttatcttctttatttttcttccagtaaccatggtcttcgtcttgtttgcaccccatattgctcacagctgtcatgcaGCTCCAGTATATGCCTTAGTATCGTcccttcttctgctaacaacgccatatcatcagcaaattttatgtactttattcttatttctcctactatcactcctcccatgttctgaaaactgttcttcactaagtccaccaagtagatgttgaacagggtaggtgataaagggcatccttgacgtactcctctccctatttcacttcctcctgacatttcttctcatatcctgactttgactcgcttcatataaagattactgaacagccttcccTCTTTTCAATCCACTCCTATTTTCTTaaggatctccatcagtttattccaatttactctgtcaaaagccttttgtagttccacaaatactatatacaattctttattcttctctaggtatctttcgcctcttgttcatagcagtccaattacatctctcgtacctttttccttcctgaagtCAAACTGCTCTTCATCCAActattcttccatcttagaatatgaaCGTCAAtttagtattcgcaggagaatcttcgctgaggccaatatcaggctgatagtcctgaactcgccgattagctacatattacactaatcagacttcagatgcatatgaacaattgttcttcctctgacacatatcgtcaagtgagatgtactgcctgataatagatgtacatatcagaaagaatctcaatcagaggcaaaattGCATATAAGacaagaaattaaacgctgacattGGTAGCCCAAAACATTTTAGGAACAAGATCCTATGAACTCGTTTGCTAGAAGAGTATTtcttttcttagtgcagatatcaTTCATTgcagtaatgctcattcacattctttagttgacattgaaatagaatctataatatgtaactggactcaagGTTCATGAAtgcacgaaaagtaacaatatttcccacCTCTAGCAAACTACTAGCATTAcgcctgagcgagttttaaaattagcaaatcaatgcagcagaattcttgaggtGCCACATTATAAAATAagtgttatgcgaaggcatctacgcaagttttgaaattagcaaaTCAGtatagcagatttcttgaggtgtcatgccataaagttagtgttaattataaaaataccaCGGCGTTATGTaagcttgaaattaacaaatcataactactcctgaagtgccagaccatggttttcaataaaacaacgaatggactAGCATTTAAGCACGGGATAACTTATGAGATGCTAGTTGCTACTTTTATGACAGATAtcgaaatcaaaatgtttttaaaatagctaacatcctccatttcaaaatgtattaaagactatttaaacataatttattttcgagTCTATTTTTTTGCGGTACGGTAACAGtgagtttttaatttaaatggtATGGCATACCAGCCCAACTACagcattggtagtagtagtagtagtagtagtagtagtagtaatgggaTTGTAAAACATTATCATATATAGAAGTATTCTGTGGCTTATTAACACCGTCccctaaaattttatttcactttttttcactCCAGAGAAATAAGTCTCAAATCAACCTGACTCTAGGCACAGTTCTCCTACAACTTCAAATAAAGTGGATACTTTATATCCAAATGTGCTGATTctgaaagtaaaaacaaaaacagaaaaaaaaaccaaTATGTTGACTCTCCAATCCATTGATTTCAGGCCAGCAGCAACCGAAGGGACCAGTCAGTGACTTATGTCTAGGATGTATTTGCGAGGCAGTGTCCAACTGCAACCAAACACTGGCTTGTGATAACACCGTCTGTGGGCTGTTCAGAATCACATGGGCCTACTGGGCTGATGCTGGCAAGCCTGTTCTAATCCAGGACAACAAGGATACTGAAGGAGGTGAGATTGAATAAAGTTGCAATAGACATTTTGTATAAGTTTAAATCTCCGATtataatattgtttcttttttatttgtagcATATGGCCGATGTACAAAAGACCCATACTGTGCTGCTCTCACTGTTCAAGGATATATGGCCAAATTTAAACAGGTATGGTGCTTCATATAGACAGTGTCCATTAATGGCTGGCATTTAAATgagtataaattaatttttagatcTCTATTTCTTATTGACTTTCTATCTTCATGATAGCTTGGAAAGTGTTCCTCTTAATGATCGGTTTTCATCATGACGCACAGTGGAGACTGGAATTCCCCAGGGTTCTGTTTTAGGGTCTCttcaattttcaatatatataaacGATGTCTCAGAGGCAATACGACACTGTTGAGATCATCTTTATGTGGATGATCTACAACTGTATATCCATGCCAGTCCCGATTTAGTGAATgacaatataactaaataaaattcaaattaaaaatctcTAACCTCCTGGTTACAGAAATTTGGATTGATTCTGAACCCTGAaaaatcacaggctatcttacTGGGAATCAGACACTTCTATCGAAAAAGTAGAAAAGTGTTTTTCCCACcgtaattgtaaataacattgaAAT harbors:
- the LOC138701513 gene encoding lysozyme-like; the encoded protein is MATACKSLVLVAAAAIACSLFGSFTLGQQQPKGPVSDLCLGCICEAVSNCNQTLACDNTVCGLFRITWAYWADAGKPVLIQDNKDTEGAYGRCTKDPYCAALTVQGYMAKFKQDCNNDGVVTCFDYAAIHRLGGYGCTGPLDYNYQNRFLECQRQVQQAAGVPL